From Serratia fonticola:
GGGGAGATTACCCTGGCCGTGGAGCGGCTGAGCCGAATTAACCCAGTAACAGCCAACCCACCAACGTAGCCCATGCCAGGAAGGGTATCGAATAGTAATGGAACCGCAGCCAGATCTGGCGTTCCCCCGCCATCCGCAGGGCGATCAGGTTCGCCAGTGAGCCGATCGCCAGGCCAAATCCCCCGGCGTTTACCGCATAGGCCACCAAGGCGCTGGACGGCACATAGTTCAGCAACAAAATGGTCGCCGGGACGTTGCTGATCACTTGGGATAAAGCGATCCCCAACACATATACGCTGCCGTCCGCCAGCGAGGCAATCTGGTCAAACAGCGGCTGCAGCGCTGGCAGTTGGGTCAGCAAGCCAATATTGATAAACATGGCGAGAAATACGAAGATCAGGCTCCAGTCAATCTGCAGCAGCACCTGGCGAGCCAACAGCAGAAAACCGGCAAACACCAGTAACATGCCATACAACGGCACGTCCAAATCCAAGCAGATCAGAAAGGCCACATACAGCGCGACACTGGCCAGCAACAGGCGCATTTGATAAGGATAGGGTTGGGTGTTAGGGGCTTTGACAATTTTCCGCGCCGGGAAACTGAACCAGGTGACCACCAGCAGGCTCAGCATCATGATAATGCCGAACGGTGCCATGCGCCCGATAAACTCCATAAAGGTCAGCGAAGACTTGCTCCACAGCAAAATATTCTGCGGATTGCCAATCGGTGTCAGCAACGACCCGGCGTTAACCGCCAGTGCCTGGAAGATGATCAGGCGGCTTATCGGCAGTGAAGAAAGCTTTTTCAGCGTAATGGTCAACGGGATAACGATAAACAGCGCCACATCGTTGGTGAGAAACGACGACAGCACCGCAGCAGCACACACCAGAAACAGTGCCAGTGAACGTTCACTTTGCAGGGTGTTCACAATCTGGCGGCCGATAAAATCGAAATAGCCACTAACCTCAACGCCTTTGGTCAGCAGCATCAACCCCAGCAGGGTCATAATGGTGCGCCAATCGATAAAGCCAGAGAGTGCCCTCAGCGGCTGTGGCCCAATGGCGTACAGCAGCATCCCCATCAGCAACAACGCATGCAGGAAGCGGTCATGCAAAAATGGCCTCAACAAACTGGTCAGCGCATTTGAACTCATGGATTTACTCTTATTTTTCAAGCGAAGGCTGGAAAACGACGTTAGCCGAAGCTCTTGAATTACGCCAGTAAAAAAGCACGTTGCCCTTTCCATTTATCGTATTTTGTTTTATACCCGTCGTCTTTCCCTGCTTTTAGGATTTTCTATGGCCAATTCCATTGCCAAAAGGCTGCTGCTCAGCGCGGCGCTGATGCTGCTAGCCGCCTGTAACGATGCCAACACCCGCCCCCAGATCGACATCGAAGGCAAAACCATGGGGACGTTCTATAGCGTAAAGGTCAGCGGCACTATCACCGAGAGCAAACAACAATTGCAGCAGGAGATCGATGCGCTGCTGGAGCAGGCTAACGACGATATTTCCACCTACCGCCCCGATTCGGTGTTATCCCGCTTCAACCAGAACACCACTGCCGAGCCGCAGCCCATCCCCCGTGGAATGGCCGATATCATCCTCACCGCTCAGCGCATTGGCCGTGATACCGGAGGTGCTATGGATATCACCGTCGGCCCTTTGGTTAACCTGTGGGGCTTCGGCCCGGATAAGCGGGCCGTCAAAGTCCCCAGCCAGCAGCAGATCGACGTGGCTCGCCAGCATATTGGTTTGCAACATCTGAAGCTGCTGAGCGACAGCCGGGGTGAATGGCTGCAAAAAGATCTCCCGGAGATGTATGTCGATCTCTCCACGCTAGGCGAAGGTTACGGCGTGGATCAGTTGGTCCAGTTGATGGCGCGCAAAGGCATCACCAACTATCTGGTATCGGTGGGTGGAGCCGTTTCATCACGCGGCGTGAATGGCCAGAACAAGCCTTGGAGGGTGGCAATCCAAAAGCCCACCGACCGGGAAAATGCGGTGCAAGCGCTGGTGGATTTGCAAGGCTACGGCATCAGCACTGCGGGGAGTTATCGTAACTACTTCGAGCAGGACGGTCAGCGCTATTCCCACGTGATCGATCCCGTCACTGGGCGGCCTATCACCCATAAGCTGGTTTCCGTTACGGTGATTGCCCCTACGGCGTTGGAAGCCGATGGTTGGGATACCGGGTTGATGGTGCTGGGCACGGAAAAAGCGCTGAAACTGGCCGAAGAGAAAGGACTGGCGGTGTATCTGATCAGCAAAACCGATGACGGTTTCAGCGCGACGATGACGCCGCAGTTTAAGGCGTTTTTGGTGCAGTAAAGGGTTTTGATTCCCATGTTGTCCCCTCACCCTAACCCTCTCCCACAGGGAGAGGGGACCGATCGAGTTCGCTATTCGTTACAGAAACTTACCTGACCATGGCACTAAATCAACTGCCTTTTACCCTGCTAACAGATTGATCACGGCACCTTGCCACAACACTGTACCAGCTCCCTCTCCCTGTGGGAGAGATACCGTCTTGTCGGCTATCCGGCAAGCGGTATTTCCGCATTAAATGTCTTTCCTGATTTCACCACACCATAGGCCAGTTGCAGCAGTTTTCGCATCGCCGCACACACTCTCTCTTTGCCCGATTTCCCACGCAACTTCAGTCTTTCTGTTAAGTCTTTAACCACAACATTGTATTGGCTTGCCACCACCGCGGGCATGTATAACGCGCTTCGTAGCTCACCGTGTCCCACTTTCGATAACCGGCTTTTCCCTTTAAACATCCCCGACTCACATCGCTGTGGATTCAGTCCTGCGTACGCTACCAGGGCCTTGCTGCTGGTGAACCGACGCAGGTTTCCTGCGAAGGCCAGCAGGCTGGAGCTCAGCATCTCTCCCACTCCAGGGATACTTTTTA
This genomic window contains:
- the apbE gene encoding FAD:protein FMN transferase ApbE, with the translated sequence MANSIAKRLLLSAALMLLAACNDANTRPQIDIEGKTMGTFYSVKVSGTITESKQQLQQEIDALLEQANDDISTYRPDSVLSRFNQNTTAEPQPIPRGMADIILTAQRIGRDTGGAMDITVGPLVNLWGFGPDKRAVKVPSQQQIDVARQHIGLQHLKLLSDSRGEWLQKDLPEMYVDLSTLGEGYGVDQLVQLMARKGITNYLVSVGGAVSSRGVNGQNKPWRVAIQKPTDRENAVQALVDLQGYGISTAGSYRNYFEQDGQRYSHVIDPVTGRPITHKLVSVTVIAPTALEADGWDTGLMVLGTEKALKLAEEKGLAVYLISKTDDGFSATMTPQFKAFLVQ
- a CDS encoding SLC13 family permease, which gives rise to MSSNALTSLLRPFLHDRFLHALLLMGMLLYAIGPQPLRALSGFIDWRTIMTLLGLMLLTKGVEVSGYFDFIGRQIVNTLQSERSLALFLVCAAAVLSSFLTNDVALFIVIPLTITLKKLSSLPISRLIIFQALAVNAGSLLTPIGNPQNILLWSKSSLTFMEFIGRMAPFGIIMMLSLLVVTWFSFPARKIVKAPNTQPYPYQMRLLLASVALYVAFLICLDLDVPLYGMLLVFAGFLLLARQVLLQIDWSLIFVFLAMFINIGLLTQLPALQPLFDQIASLADGSVYVLGIALSQVISNVPATILLLNYVPSSALVAYAVNAGGFGLAIGSLANLIALRMAGERQIWLRFHYYSIPFLAWATLVGWLLLG